A portion of the Bubalus kerabau isolate K-KA32 ecotype Philippines breed swamp buffalo chromosome 1, PCC_UOA_SB_1v2, whole genome shotgun sequence genome contains these proteins:
- the LOC129655250 gene encoding HIG1 domain family member 1A, mitochondrial-like, which yields MSSDTDISLSSYDEDQGSKLIRKAREAPFVPIGMAGFAAIVVYGLYRLKSRGHTKMSVHLIHMHVAAQGFVVGAMTLGMGYSLYQEFWGKPKP from the coding sequence ATGTCAAGCGACacagatatttctctttcttcatatGATGAAGATCAGGGATCTAAACTGATCCGAAAAGCTAGAGAGGCACCATTTGTCCCCATTGGAATGGCAGGTTTTGCAGCAATTGTTGTATATGGATTATACAGATTGAAGAGCAGGGGACATACTAAAATGTCTGTTCACCTGATCCACATGCATGTGGCAGCCCAAGGCTTTGTTGTGGGAGCAATGACTCTTGGTATGGGCTATTCCCTGTATCAAGAATTCTGGGGGAAACCTAAACCTTAG